GAATCAAAGATAATTCTCGAATTCGGATAATCAATTTTATAAAATGAAGAATCGACAATTTTGCCTGTACTGTCAAATAAAATAACCGAATTCGGAATTATGCTTAATGTATCAATCTGAATTGTATCTTTCGAAACGCTAATGGTTGAAGTCCTGAAATTGCTTAATTGTTGCGATTTGCAATTATAATATGCAAACACAGAAAATAAAAAAGGAATTATGAAAAAGCTCTTTCTCAAAATAATCGAAATAATTTATGCTAAAATAATAAAAATACTTTCTTTATTTTTGTAAGAATTTAATTTAAGTAATAACTGATATATATGAAATATATTACAGAACAGAATTCCCGTTATGATAATCTCGAAAGGATGAGCACTGATGAAATTTTAAAAAAAATAAATACGGAAGACAAAACCATTGCTTGTTGCGTTGAAAAGGCATTACCTCAAATAAAAATATTGACAAATCAGGTATTGAAGAAAATAAAAAACGGCGGAAGATTATTTTATATAGGTTCGGGTACAAGCGGACGACTTGGCATTGTTGATGCTTCGGAATGTCCTCCTACTTTCGGTGTTAAAAATAATTTGGTGATTGGCATTATTGCCGGCGGTGATAAGGCAATACGAAATGCCGTTGAAGGTGCCGAAGATAATTTTGAAGCAGGGTGGAACGATTTGAAAAAATATAAAGTAAATAAAAAAGATTTTGTAATTGGTATTTCCGCATCGGGCACTACGCCTTATGTTGTGGGTGCAATTCAAAAATGCGAACAGAATAAAATAACCACCGGTTGTATTACATCAAATAAAAATTCACCTCTTGCGGTAGAATCACAATATCCTGTTGAGGTTGTTGGACCCGAATTTATAACAGGCAGCAGCAGAATGAAAAGCGGTACTGCACAAAAAATGATTTTAAATATGGTGTCTTCCTGTGTGATGATTAAGCTCAATAAAATCAAAGGAAATAAAATGGTGGATATGCAGCTTAAAAATAAAAAACTTGTTGAAAGAGGTGCCGGAATTATAAAATCGGAATTGAAAATATCACACAATAAAGCAAAAGAACTACTTTTAAAATATGGAAGTGTAAGGAAAGTTCTGGAAAATAAAAAATAAAGTTTTTAAAAAAGTATTTCTGTTTTTATTAATTTTATTTGTCAGGATTTCATGTCCTTCAAAAATAATTTACAAGTATCATCAATACTTTTATTTATCGGAATAAATTCAAAGTTTAATCTTTCTTTTATCTTTTTGCTTGAATAAAAATACTTATTGTTCGCTGTTCTTGCAGTTTCGGGAGTTATAATATCATAATCATTACCGAATAATTTCAATAAAGTATTTACCGCTAATGCAATTTTGCTGATAAACATATTTACGCGGATATATGGTCTTTTGCAATGCAAACTGTCTGCTATCAAAAAAAATAAATCTTTATAAGTTAAATTTTCAGACGAAATAATAAATCTTTCATTCTTAATTTCTGAGTTCATTAATTGAATCATAGATTTTACTACGTTTCTCACATCAACATAACCGTTAACTCCAAGTGTATAATATTTCATTCCTTTGCTGACAGTATAAATTAAATTGGCACTTCCTTTTTTCCAGTCGCCGGGACCTATGATAACAGAAGGGTTTACAATTACAGCATTCAAACCGTTTTCTATTCCTTTTAAAATTTCTTTTTCGGCAGAATATTTACTTTTTGAATAATTTGAATTATGGTGAGATTCATTCCATGTGGTTTCTTCGGTAATCTCATCAATTTCTCTTTTCGCTCTTCCTATTGCTGCAATGGAACTTATATAACATATTTTTTTTATTTTATTTTCAATTGCTGCATGGACAACATTTGCAGTTCCTTCAACATTTGTTTTCACCATCAGTTCAAAATCTTTTTTATGAAAGGAAATTTTAGCAGCACAATGATAAACTTTTTCTATTCCTTTCATTGCGATTGTCAATGCTTGCAAATCGCATACATCAGCATCAACCCAATCAATGCGGGAAAATATTTTTTCGTAATCATTAGAATAATAACTGAATATTTTTTTTGTAAGGTTAAGATTGCTTTCGCTTCTTTTAATTGCTTTTATTCTTTCTTCTGTTTTTAAAAGTTCAAATAAAAGATGCGAACCAACTAAACCTGTACCGCCTGTTACTAAAATCATTGAATTTTATATATCAAATTTTATTCCTTGTGCCAAAGGAAGCTCATTACTGTAATTGATAGTATTGGTTTGTCGTCGCATGTATTGTTTCCATGAGTCGGAACCGGATTCGCGACCGCCGCCGGTATCTTTTTCACCGCCAAAAGCACCACCGATTTCAGCGCCTGATGTGCCGATATTAACATTTGCAATTCCACAATCAGAGCCACATTCTGATAAGAATTTTTCTGCTTCACGGATATTTAAAGTAAATATTGCCGAAGATAAACCTTGCGGAACATCATTGTTTATGGCAATTGCCTCATCAATGGTTTTATATTTTATAAGATAAAGAATAGGAGCAAATGTTTCTTCCTGAACTATTTTAAAATTATTTTTTGCTTCTGCTAAAACAGGTACAATGTAATTTCCCGAAGAGTATTTTTCACCTTCAAGAACATTTCCACCGCAAATAATATTTCCGCCTTCTTTTTTAATTTCTGCAATTGCGTTTAAAAAACTTTTAACAGAAGAATTATCAATTAAAGGACCAACTAATGTATCAGGTTCGAGCGGATTTCCTATTCTGTTGGTTATTTGCCTGTATGCATTTGTTAATTTATTTTTAATTTCATCGTAAACTTTTTCCTGTATAATCACTCTTCTTGTTGAAGTGCATCTTTGACCACATGTTCCAACCGAGCCGAAAACAATGGAATTTACTGCCATGTTTAAATCGGAATTATCGGAAACAATAACTGCATTATTGCCGCCAAGTTCCATAATAGTTTTGCCGAGCCGCTTACCTGCAATTTCCGAAATGCGCTTTCCAACCTTTGTAGAGCCGGTTACTGAAAATAAAGGTATTCTTTTATCGGCAGCGAAATTATCACCAAGCACCGATGATTTTGCAACGAGCATGCTGAAAATTCCTTCGGGTAAATTATTTTCTTTTAAAACTTTTGCAATAATGTTTTGTGTGGCAATTGCACAAAGTGGAGTTTTTGAACTTGGCTTCCATATTACAACATCACCGGCTGCTGCTGCTAACATGGCGTTCCATGCCCACACGGCAACCGGAAAATTAAAAGCAGAAATTACTCCTACTATTCCAAGTGGCTGATACTGGTCATATATTCTGTGTTCTTTTCTTTCGGAGTGCATTGTAAATCCATTAAGCAATCTCGACTGACCAACAGCGAAGTCGCAGATGTCAATCATTTCCTGCACTTCCCCTAATCCTTCCTGATATATTTTTCCCATTTCAAGAGAAACAAGAAATCCTAAGTCATCTTTATTTTTCCTTAATGCATCTCCAATCTGGCGAACAATTTCTCCGCGTTTTGGTGCGGGTATTGCACGCCATGTTTTAAATGCTTTTTCGGCTGTTGCCATCACTGCTTCGTATTCCTGAAGTGTGGCGTTTTTAACTTTTGCGATTTCTTTATTGTCAATTGGTGAAATGGAAGTTGTGATATCACCTTTTGCTTCCAGCCAAATTGTACCGGTGGTAACACCACTATTCAAAGGTTTAATTTCTAACCTTTCCAAAACAGAAGTTATATTTTTTTTCATCTATTTAAATTTTGTAAGTAATTAATATTTCTGCTGTTAATTTGCTGTTATGTTTATTTAACTTTTTTAGTTGCTCCCTCGCACAGCCGAAACACCAGCTGGTCGCGAATATCCATGCCTTTCTTCGTTGAAAACAGCATTGAATTTTTAATCATTTACGGTTTGTGCAACCTATTTTGTTTGCATGGATATTTCATAATGGATTTTGATTATTAATTATTATTTATTAATTTAATTCCTACTCCATAAACGGATATCTGAAATCAGTTGGCGGTGCAAATGATTCTTTAAGTGTTCTAGGGCTTGTCCATCTTAAAAGATTCATGTCGCTGCCTGCTTTGTCGTTTGTACCCGAACCTCTTGAGCCGCCAAATGGCTGCAAGCCGACTGTTGCACCTGTGGGTTTATCGTTGATATAAAAATTACCTGCTGCATATCTTAGTTTTTCACAAGCACTGGCAATAGCAATTCTGTCGGTTGAGAAAACAGAGCCAGTCAATCCGTAAGGTGATGTTTCTTCACAAAGCTTTAATGCCTCATCATAATCTTTATCATCGTAAACATAAATTGTCATTATTGGTGCGAATATTTCTTCGACCATGGTTTTGTAATGTGGATTTGTAGTTTCAATAATTGTAGGTTCGAGAAAATATCCTTTTGATTTGTCGCCTTTTCCGCCTGCAATAATTTTAGCATCGGTTGAATTTTTAGTTTCTTCAATATATTTCATGGCATTATCAAAAGCAGGTTCGTCAATCATTGCATTCACTAAATTTTTAAAATCCCTTACATCACCCATTTTTATTTCATCACACATTTGTAAAAGAAGTTCTTTTATTTGCTTCCATAATGATTTAGGTACATATCCACGTGATGCAGCAGAGCATTTCTGTCCCTGATATTCGAAAGCGCCTCTTGTTATTCCCACTGCAACCTCAAGTGGATTTGCCGAAGGATGTACAAAAATAAAATCTTTGCCTCCTGTTTCTCCGATAATTCTCGGATATGATTTGTAATTTTGAAGATTATCGCTCATTTTCCTCCAAAGCCAGTTGAATGTTTTGTTAGAGCCGGTGAAATGAATTCCTGCATAATATTTATGTGATAAAACTGTTTCTCCTATCATTGAGCCTTTGCCGGGGACAAAATTAATTACACCATCAGGCAATCCTGCTTCTTTAAATATTTTCATTAAATAATAATTGGAATATAAAGAAGTGGATGCAGGTTTCCATACTGTTGTATTGCCCATCAATACAGGCGACATATTCAGATTGGAAGCAATAGCGGTAAAATTAAAGGGGCTTACGGTAAAAACAAAACCTTCGAGGGAGCGGTATTCCATACGGTTTAGTTGGTTGAAGTTCGATTTCGGCTGGTCGGAATAAATTTTTGAAGCAAAAAAAGCGTTGTACCTCAGAAAGTCAACAGTTTCACATGCAGCATCAATTTCTGCTTCACGAATATTTTTGCTCTGACCAAGCATTGTTGCTGCGTTTAAAAGGTGTCTGTGCCTCGTTGATATGAGTTCGGCAGCTTTAATAAGAATTGATGCTCTTACAACCCATGAAATGTTTGACCACTCTTCATGTGCCTTGAGAGCCGCATCAATAGCCATCTTCACTTCTTTCTCGGTTGCTAAATGATACGTTGCGAGTATATGTCCGTGAGCATGAGGCATCACTACTTTTGCGGTTTTGCCTGTTCTTATTTCTTTTCCGCCAATGATTAAAGGTATTTCAATCTCTGATGACTGGAGAGTTTCAATTTCTTTTGTTAGTTTTTTTCTGGCTTCACTGCCGGGTTCATAATTTAATACTTCTTCATTTTTGGGGTCGTAGAAATTAAATAGTGCGTTGTTCATTTTATTTATTATTTTTAAAAATAAAAGAAAATAATTTCGAAAATATGTGGAATACAAACCTACATGATTTTTTTGAAATCGCAAAAACATGATGAAAAAGTATAGAAAAAAATGTTCTAATTAAAGTTCATCGCAGGAAATTAAAAGTGTTTTCCGAGAAATTGAAAGTTATTATCTTGCAATTATAAGTTATTCCAAAGAAATTGAAGATGAGAGCAAAAAAAATGAAAGTAATATTAAAGAAATAAAAGATGCAAGCAAAGAAATGAAAAGTGCGGGTAAATAAATTAAAGATGAGAGTGAAGAAATTGAAAGTAATGTTAAATTTTAATATCTTCGTTTTATAGCTTGGATAAGAATCCTTCGAGAATACCGAAATTGGCTTTGTTTCTCAAAAGCCGTTTTACTGCCCAATCGAATCGTATAAGATTTTTCATTTCAATGTTTTTTATTAATGCAAATTTACTGTTTTTTTAAAAACTACTAAAATAAACGCCAAAATAAAAAAGGCGTTGTTTTTATTGTAACGCCTTTTCTTAGTTTTATATTTTTCTTTAATTTTTAATAAACTTTCTAACAGTTACGCCATCTTGAGCTACAACTTTTATAAAATAAATTCCGCATGGCAAAGTGCTGACATCAATTTTCGTTTTGTTATTTGTTGTTTGTTGTTTTATCACTTCTTCTCCGTTTATGTTATAAATTATAATTGTGCTTTGTTTTGCTGTTTGCGGGAGTTCGATTGTTATTTGGGTGTTTGCCGGATTTGGAAACACTTGCAATGCCAAATTTGTATTCACTGCTTTTTTTGAAACATCATTTGCTTTGTCGTCAATTCTTGTGATTGCTGTGTTTGTTAGAACAGGCACATTAGCATCGAAATAAATATATGCTTTGTTGGTGATTGAATCATCTTTTATCAATGTATTGTTTATTTTCACTTTGTATTTTACAAAGCCATGACTCTTTGGTTCGTTAATATTGCTATCGGGCAAAAGTATGTTATTGAATTTCCACTCACAAACTCCTAATGCTCTCATGCTGAAAACGCATGAATGGCTTGAACCAATGGTTTCCAGAGTGGGTATATTAAGATTTTCATCAAGAGTATCTTTAATTATAACCGTATAAGCTGTATCGTTTCCTGTGTTCTGAAAGTTTACAGTATAATTCAGATAAGGTTCGCTTGCAACTTGATTTGGTGTAATTAATTCTTTAGACACAATTTTATCATTTGGGTCGTAAGAGTTGGTAACAAACTGATATATTGTATCTGCATTGTCAAAAAGGTATGCATCTGTTAGTGCAGGTACTATTGAAACAGTTGAATTCAAATAAACACCAACCATAACAGACGAAGGTATATTAAATTTTATATTTATATATCTTCTTTCACCCGGTAATAAATTAGTAAAGTCCCATTTAACTGTATTGCCTGACTTAAAAGAATGTGCTGGCTCGCTTGAGGTGTAATTTAACCCGCTGTTGAAAACCAATTGCACATAACCATCTGCATTTTGATTTCCTGTGTTTTCATAATTTATATAATAATATGTATCAAAGCCCGGTCTTGCTCTGTTTGATGCAGTTAAGCTAACTCGTACATCATAAATATCTGGTGTGTAAATACCAAATTTATTTACTGTATCTGTTGCATTAGTCATTGTCTGGCTTGTTGGAGTTACCGTACTGAACTTTGGCGGGCTTGGAATATTTATATTATATGTTCCGCTTATATAATTTACTTTATAACTGCCTAAGCTATCGGTGCTGTAATAATAATCTTCTGAGCCCTGATTTTGATGAACAATTATATTTGGCAATGGCGGTTCTCCTGCATCTTTTACTCCATTATTGTTTAAATCATTATATACTGTTCCTGCTTTTATTAAGTTGCAAATACCGCTTCCTAATACTGATACAACTGCATTTGTTATGCAACAATTTACGTTTATGCTTGGAGGAGAATCTGAGTACTCGGAAACAGTTAAAGTATATGTAGTTGTGTGGGTGGGTGAAACAGTAATACTTTTTGCTGTAGTAGTGTTACTCCAAATATATTTACAATTACTATTAAATCCACTACTTGTATTAATAATTGCAGTCATTCCATTGCAAATAGAAGGGTTACTGACAGTAATTAAAGATTCTGGCGGAAGAACTGTAACTATGGAATTGCCAGGGTTTGTACAACCGTTTCCATCTGTTCCTGTTACAGAATAAGTTGTTGTGATTGTAGGAGAAACGGTAATAGAAGAAGAGTTTCCTAATGAATTACCCCATGTGTATGTAATAGCTCCTCTTGCAACAATTTCTGTTATTGTTCCCGAGCAAATTTTCTCAGGACCCTGTGCGGATATACTTGGCTTTGCATTCACTGTTACTGTTGCTTGAGCAGTAGCGGTGGAAGGAGTATTGTCGGTAATAGTTATTTTATATGTTGTAGTCCCATTTGGCGTAACAATAATAGATGAAGTTGATTGTCCTGAACTCCATGTATAACTATAAGGTTGTACGCCACCGGTTGCTGTTGCTGTTAAAGTTGTTGAACTGCCGTTACAAATTGTTTTAGAATTAACCATTACACTTAATTGAGCAAAAGCACTCGCAAAAGCAAGTGTAACGATAATTGAAAGTAGAAGTAGTTTTTTCATAAGTTTTTTTTTAAGTTAATGTTTAATTTATTTTTCAAGGACACACCCTTGTATTCCCTCTCAAGAGGGAAGCTAACACACTTGCCTCGCTTTTTTATTTTCAATTATTAATTTATATTCCGACAAATGTAATAATAAAAATTAAAAAAAGGCAATCCCATTTTAGTATTCGCCAGTGTTTTTTTATTATCCGCTGGTATATTTTTATTATTCGTGTAAAACATAGTTGTTGATTGATATTTGCTTTTTTGCGACTTTATACTTATGACTTACGACTTTTTTTCATTATTAACTATTAATTATTAATTATTTTTCGCTTTTTACTTGACTTTAGCAATTATATTTAATATATTTACATATAAATTAGCACAAATCAAAAACAAGCTATGCAATCCTAATTCTACCCTTATAAAAACCAAATTAATCTTTATGACTCAATTCTACCCGGCTTGTGAAGGTGCAACCGGATAAAAACGGTAAAAGTCCGAACAAATCCCAATGAGCTTCACTAAAGGGGTTTATTAAACAATTAAAAACTAAATTTTATGAAAAAGTTTCAGGAAAATAAACTGAACATGTACTATGTAGTGCGTAGTACGGATGAAAGGTTTCAGTCGTCATGGACTGGTAACGCACCCTTTGCAGCATCGCACAATGCGTTTGTTGCAATAATTCCTTTAATAGAACAAAACAGGGATGCACAGATAGTAGAAAACACAGGAGTTACTATCGACAAAACACTAAAACGCGATACGATGACCGATAAGGCGTTGTTTATTGCAAACCGCGTAAAGTCGTACGCAACGGTAACGGGAAATAATGAGTTGCTTGGAAACGTGAAGTACACAGCTTCGGATATGAAAAAAGCAAGGGATACGGATGTGGTTGGAATTTGTGATACAATATGGGCAAAGGCAAATGCAAATGTAGCTGCATTGAGCACTTATGGGGTAACAGCGGCAATGCTAACCGATTTGCAGGCAGCAATAACGGCTTATGTAGCTGTAATACCGAAACCGCGGGCAACAAGAACGCAAACAAAAAATGCAACAGAAAATATTGAAATGTTTTTCAAGCAGGCAGATGATATTCTGACAAAAAGATTGGATGTGGATATAGAAGTTTTTAGAGCGACAAAACCTGATTTCTACAGTCAGTATAAAACAGCAAGAATAATTTTAGGTTCCGGAAACGGATTAACTTCTGTAATTGCATTGGCATTAGAAAAAAATTCAGGAATACCAATGAAAGGAGTTAATTTTACATTCAAGTTGGATGGAATGGTGGTATCGAAGAAGACATGGATAAAAGGTCATTTCAGATTGCCGAATTTACCGGAGGGTGAATATACATTAACTGTGAGTAAAATAGGCTGCAAAACACAAATTCTTACAGTGGACGTGGTAAATAATGAAACAACAATAGTTCGTGTTGATATGGAAAAATCAGATGGATGATGAGCGGCATGGAGAAAAAAGCAGTAAGTGAGTAAAGGGTGGACAGAATTATTTGTTCGCCTTTTATGATTTTTTACCGCTAAGGCGCTAAGACGCAGAGATTCAATTATTCATTAGGGTCATTCGCTAAAATATCCTCCCCAAAATTTATTTTATATTCTTTTTTCCCTGATGAAAAAAAACCAATCCGTCGGTTGACGGACAAGGCAAAACTCTGCCATGATTCCAGCCATTTTCAATTCACAATAATTTTTCTCACAACAGTATTATTTTCTTTTCCAAAAACAATTTTAATAAAATACATTCCCTTATCAAATTTTGATAAATCAACTTTTGCGTTATTTCCTTTTTCATAGGATTTGAAAGTTATAGAACCTGTAATATTATAAATAATTATTTGTGAAATATTTTTTTCTGATTTAATATTTAGGGTTTGCTGAATAATTATAAACTTCAATACTATCAATAAATATCATTTGAAATTTAACAATAAAGTGCAAGGATTTTTCAATTGTTATTTTAAAAACCTTGCACTTTAATTATAATTATTATAAATTGTTTTTTCTTTATGTTACTTTTGGTTTGACCCAAAAGTAACCAAAAAGTCAAGGCAAAACGAAGCTTCCACCCGCTCTGCAATATTTCTGAATTCTAACAAAGCGAGTAAACTTCTTTGTAAGAATTTTACGAAATATTGCATTCACAGCCAACACACGCTCGCCGTTTTGCCTGGCCTACGCTCCGCTTTTAATATGCGTTTGAAAGTTGTTTGGGAATAGAGCTTACTTTTTCAGCAGACCCTAAATACCCTTAGTATAATCTAAAATATCTATTACGGTTTACCAATAATTTTTTTACTTTTGATTTTATAAGAGATAAAATTAAATAAAACATGACAATTTAAAAAGTTAAAATTAATTAATATGTTAAGTAAACATATTGTTTAACATTTATATAAAACATTACGCTTAAAAAATTTTGTTTTAGTATTAAAATATTATACATTTATAGCAAAATAATTTTGTTTTAACTATTTTTTATAAGTTTTGAAAACATATAGGTTAATATTTTATTTATTAATAATATCAAATGCAATAACTGTATTTGCTCAAAAGCCAGTGGCTGATTTCAGCAATAATGATTCGTCGGGCTGTGATATTGTTATTGTTTCATTTACGGATTTATCTTCCAATAATCCTACTTCATGGAAATGGAATTTTGGAAATGGAGTTAATTCAACATTGCCAAATCCAACATGCGCATATACTAATCCGGGAACATACACTGTAAAGCTTGTTGTAAAAAACGCATCCGGAGAGGATTCAATTACAAAAACAAATCTTATTACAGTTTTTAAATCACCTACAGTTAGATATACTGCAAGCAAATTAAATAGTTGTCCGCCTTTTACAATATTCCTGACAGATAATACAACACCGGGAAGTTCAGGGCTTGTAACCTGGCAATGGGATTTTGGAGATGGAAGCTTTTCAAACTCTCAAAACACAAGTCATACATACAATAATACTGGAACGTTTTTTATATCTCTGAAAGTAACTGATGTAAACGGATGTATTGGTTTTTCAATAAACACCGATAGTGTTAAAATTCATCCTGCTCCTGTAGCGGGTTTTACTTCAAATGCTCAAACTTCGTGCTTCCCGCCATTTACAGTGAATTTTACAAATACTTCTACCGGTAATTCAAGTTTAACATACTTGTGGAGTTTTGGGGATGGAAGTACTTCCAATGCAGTAAATCCAAACCATACCTACAATAATATTGGAAGTTATAATGTTTCACTGACTGTTACTGATACTTCAGGATGCGTTAATACATTAAATATTCCCGGTTATATTAACATTACAGGACCCCTGACATATAAAGCAAATTTCTCTGTTTCAGATACAACAAGTTGTTCGTCTTCGGTAATATTTACAGACCTTTCGTCTGTCGGAACAAATTTGTGGCGTTGGTATTTCGGCGATGGCGGTTCGAGTACTCAGCAAAATCCAACGCATGCTTATGTTTCATCAGGAACATATACTGTTACTTTCATTGCATCAAACAATCTTCCATGTGCCAGTCAGCCGTCAGATACAATGATTAAGACAATTCATGTAATTATTTTCAATAAACCGGTTGCAAATTTTTCTGTTGATGACAGCATAGGTTGTAATGCTCCATTTACAGTTAATTTCACCGATTTGTCGCCATCGGCAACAACATGGAATTGGGATTTTGGAGATGGGGCAACAAGTACAGATGAAAATCCAACTCACACTTACAACTCAGTGGGAACGCATGTTGCAACATTAACTATTACCGATAGTAACGGCTGCACTGCTATAAAAACAAAAAATATTTACATGTCTGTTCCATCGCCATCTTTTATAGTAAGTGATACCATTGGCTGTGCTCCATTAACAGTGAACTTTACAAATTTAAGCACCTCAAATTATCCTATAACAAATTATTTGTGGAATTTTGGTGATGGGGGCACGTCTAATCTGATAAATCCCTCTCATGTATATTCCGACTCCGGGAGTTTTAGCGTAACCTTAACAGTTATAGATATTAATGGATGTCAAAATTCAATTATATATAAATACATAAAAACGGGAATCAAACCGAATGCAAACTTTTTTTCAAATGATACTAATGTTTGTCATATTACTATTGTGGGGTTTAATAATACTTCAAGTATTTATGCAAATTATTTTCATTGGAAATTTGGTGATTCAACAGAATCTTTTGACAAAAATCCGGGACATCAATACCAAGATACAGGATATTTCAGTGTAACTCTTATTACCGGATTTAACGGTTGTTATGATACATTGGTAAGGCATAATTATATTCATATTTGGCCTCCTATTGCCAGATTCATGGGCGTACCGCGCATAAGCTGCACTGCCCCGCTTACTGTTTCTTTTACCGACTTGTCTCTTGGAGCAGATACTTATACCTGGTTTTTTGGTGATGGAAGTCCTGTAAGTAATCTTAAGAATCCCACACATACTTATACGAGTCCGGGTTTTTACAACGTGAAACTTATAGTGAGTTCTCTTAAATCTCCATTTTGCCTCGATTCTGCTGATTATTTTCAGTATATTATAATTTCTGAAATAATACCAGGGTTCACACAATCCGGTATTTATACGTGTATGCATAATACAATAACATTTACTGACTCTTCT
This region of Bacteroidales bacterium genomic DNA includes:
- a CDS encoding carboxypeptidase regulatory-like domain-containing protein, producing MKKFQENKLNMYYVVRSTDERFQSSWTGNAPFAASHNAFVAIIPLIEQNRDAQIVENTGVTIDKTLKRDTMTDKALFIANRVKSYATVTGNNELLGNVKYTASDMKKARDTDVVGICDTIWAKANANVAALSTYGVTAAMLTDLQAAITAYVAVIPKPRATRTQTKNATENIEMFFKQADDILTKRLDVDIEVFRATKPDFYSQYKTARIILGSGNGLTSVIALALEKNSGIPMKGVNFTFKLDGMVVSKKTWIKGHFRLPNLPEGEYTLTVSKIGCKTQILTVDVVNNETTIVRVDMEKSDG
- the pruA gene encoding L-glutamate gamma-semialdehyde dehydrogenase; the protein is MNNALFNFYDPKNEEVLNYEPGSEARKKLTKEIETLQSSEIEIPLIIGGKEIRTGKTAKVVMPHAHGHILATYHLATEKEVKMAIDAALKAHEEWSNISWVVRASILIKAAELISTRHRHLLNAATMLGQSKNIREAEIDAACETVDFLRYNAFFASKIYSDQPKSNFNQLNRMEYRSLEGFVFTVSPFNFTAIASNLNMSPVLMGNTTVWKPASTSLYSNYYLMKIFKEAGLPDGVINFVPGKGSMIGETVLSHKYYAGIHFTGSNKTFNWLWRKMSDNLQNYKSYPRIIGETGGKDFIFVHPSANPLEVAVGITRGAFEYQGQKCSAASRGYVPKSLWKQIKELLLQMCDEIKMGDVRDFKNLVNAMIDEPAFDNAMKYIEETKNSTDAKIIAGGKGDKSKGYFLEPTIIETTNPHYKTMVEEIFAPIMTIYVYDDKDYDEALKLCEETSPYGLTGSVFSTDRIAIASACEKLRYAAGNFYINDKPTGATVGLQPFGGSRGSGTNDKAGSDMNLLRWTSPRTLKESFAPPTDFRYPFME
- a CDS encoding T9SS type A sorting domain-containing protein, whose product is MKKLLLLSIIVTLAFASAFAQLSVMVNSKTICNGSSTTLTATATGGVQPYSYTWSSGQSTSSIIVTPNGTTTYKITITDNTPSTATAQATVTVNAKPSISAQGPEKICSGTITEIVARGAITYTWGNSLGNSSSITVSPTITTTYSVTGTDGNGCTNPGNSIVTVLPPESLITVSNPSICNGMTAIINTSSGFNSNCKYIWSNTTTAKSITVSPTHTTTYTLTVSEYSDSPPSINVNCCITNAVVSVLGSGICNLIKAGTVYNDLNNNGVKDAGEPPLPNIIVHQNQGSEDYYYSTDSLGSYKVNYISGTYNINIPSPPKFSTVTPTSQTMTNATDTVNKFGIYTPDIYDVRVSLTASNRARPGFDTYYYINYENTGNQNADGYVQLVFNSGLNYTSSEPAHSFKSGNTVKWDFTNLLPGERRYINIKFNIPSSVMVGVYLNSTVSIVPALTDAYLFDNADTIYQFVTNSYDPNDKIVSKELITPNQVASEPYLNYTVNFQNTGNDTAYTVIIKDTLDENLNIPTLETIGSSHSCVFSMRALGVCEWKFNNILLPDSNINEPKSHGFVKYKVKINNTLIKDDSITNKAYIYFDANVPVLTNTAITRIDDKANDVSKKAVNTNLALQVFPNPANTQITIELPQTAKQSTIIIYNINGEEVIKQQTTNNKTKIDVSTLPCGIYFIKVVAQDGVTVRKFIKN
- the murQ gene encoding N-acetylmuramic acid 6-phosphate etherase, with the translated sequence MKYITEQNSRYDNLERMSTDEILKKINTEDKTIACCVEKALPQIKILTNQVLKKIKNGGRLFYIGSGTSGRLGIVDASECPPTFGVKNNLVIGIIAGGDKAIRNAVEGAEDNFEAGWNDLKKYKVNKKDFVIGISASGTTPYVVGAIQKCEQNKITTGCITSNKNSPLAVESQYPVEVVGPEFITGSSRMKSGTAQKMILNMVSSCVMIKLNKIKGNKMVDMQLKNKKLVERGAGIIKSELKISHNKAKELLLKYGSVRKVLENKK
- a CDS encoding aldehyde dehydrogenase family protein, which gives rise to MKKNITSVLERLEIKPLNSGVTTGTIWLEAKGDITTSISPIDNKEIAKVKNATLQEYEAVMATAEKAFKTWRAIPAPKRGEIVRQIGDALRKNKDDLGFLVSLEMGKIYQEGLGEVQEMIDICDFAVGQSRLLNGFTMHSERKEHRIYDQYQPLGIVGVISAFNFPVAVWAWNAMLAAAAGDVVIWKPSSKTPLCAIATQNIIAKVLKENNLPEGIFSMLVAKSSVLGDNFAADKRIPLFSVTGSTKVGKRISEIAGKRLGKTIMELGGNNAVIVSDNSDLNMAVNSIVFGSVGTCGQRCTSTRRVIIQEKVYDEIKNKLTNAYRQITNRIGNPLEPDTLVGPLIDNSSVKSFLNAIAEIKKEGGNIICGGNVLEGEKYSSGNYIVPVLAEAKNNFKIVQEETFAPILYLIKYKTIDEAIAINNDVPQGLSSAIFTLNIREAEKFLSECGSDCGIANVNIGTSGAEIGGAFGGEKDTGGGRESGSDSWKQYMRRQTNTINYSNELPLAQGIKFDI
- a CDS encoding NAD-dependent epimerase/dehydratase family protein — its product is MILVTGGTGLVGSHLLFELLKTEERIKAIKRSESNLNLTKKIFSYYSNDYEKIFSRIDWVDADVCDLQALTIAMKGIEKVYHCAAKISFHKKDFELMVKTNVEGTANVVHAAIENKIKKICYISSIAAIGRAKREIDEITEETTWNESHHNSNYSKSKYSAEKEILKGIENGLNAVIVNPSVIIGPGDWKKGSANLIYTVSKGMKYYTLGVNGYVDVRNVVKSMIQLMNSEIKNERFIISSENLTYKDLFFLIADSLHCKRPYIRVNMFISKIALAVNTLLKLFGNDYDIITPETARTANNKYFYSSKKIKERLNFEFIPINKSIDDTCKLFLKDMKS